One region of Candidatus Eisenbacteria bacterium genomic DNA includes:
- a CDS encoding 2-oxoacid:acceptor oxidoreductase family protein: protein MSRQEIRVSGFGGQGIIFLAYITGRAAAIHEGRHATLNQSFGPEARGSACSAQLILSDDPVDYPYIRQPDILIAMSQDAYAKYADELTGEGTLLVDEDLVHPRRDQGRAVHGVPATRIAEGLGRRICANMVMCGFLSAVTGVMAREAAREAIRLSVPPGSEELNLRAFDEGYAHGTKTGGGATGGAKTSARA from the coding sequence ATGAGTAGACAGGAGATCCGGGTCTCCGGCTTCGGGGGCCAGGGGATCATCTTTCTCGCCTACATCACCGGAAGGGCGGCGGCGATTCACGAGGGACGCCACGCCACATTGAACCAAAGCTTCGGGCCGGAGGCGCGGGGCTCGGCTTGCTCCGCCCAGCTGATTCTCTCCGACGACCCGGTGGACTACCCCTATATCCGACAGCCCGACATCCTGATCGCCATGAGCCAGGACGCTTACGCCAAGTACGCGGACGAGTTGACCGGCGAGGGGACGCTGCTCGTCGACGAGGATCTGGTGCACCCCAGGCGGGATCAAGGGCGCGCCGTGCACGGAGTCCCCGCGACGCGCATCGCCGAAGGACTGGGCCGCCGCATCTGCGCCAACATGGTGATGTGCGGCTTCCTCTCCGCGGTCACCGGAGTGATGGCGCGCGAGGCCGCCCGCGAGGCGATCCGCCTGTCGGTTCCACCGGGCAGCGAGGAGTTGAACCTGCGCGCCTTCGACGAAGGGTACGCCCACGGGACGAAAACCGGCGGCGGCGCCACGGGCGGCGCGAAAACGAGCGCCCGTGCCTGA